The sequence AGCGAAAATTTAAGTCCTAACTCATATACTTGTGCTTCGTTGTATATTGTCGAATGACCGCCTCCCGTTAATGTTCCTGCCAAGGCTTCGCTAATTTCTTTGATTATGCCATGGTCATCATAACCTAAATTCAGTAGCGTTTCTGTCATGTCCACAACTCTGGTGATAAACGATGGTGTTCGAGAACCTTTGTCAATAAAAGTAGCTCTGAACACGTTTGGATGTCTTGCAAACAAGCATATTGAAGAGTATAACGGTACCAATTGATCATTTATTGACCCAACAAAAGTAACCTTGACATTGTTTGCAATTAATATcctgaaatatttaatgtaGCTTTTAGATGGAGTAGATTCTGGATTTTGGAACTCAAACAATTCTCTTAAGGAATCGCTTTCAATTGTAGAGTATGCACGAACAAATAAAGTTCTATCAGCTCCAAAGAAAGGCCCATTATTAATTCCAGCCATTGCCAAAacagatattattttctttcctCTAGTGCTACTCGTGTAAGAGTTAGTTTCGAATGAAACTGATGTTGTTTTAAGAATGCCAgcttctaataattttccTAACAAAATCATTGTCACAGGAGAACCTTGGGAATGTGCtacaaaatatatgaaatcTGCACTGTTTAGTTCTGTCTGGTATCTTTTCATAACctcaaaaaaataatcaaccctttcaaagatttttccttctttttctaatgcaattttatttatttcgAAGGTTGTATTATgcttttcaaaatatcttCTCACAATAACTTCAGCTTCAtttacaaattttaaagagGTGCCTGTTGGTTCACCAATAAAAGGTCTAAGCATTTTTGTTGGGAAAAATCCATGAACTCCTAcgattaaaatattaattggCCTGGAAGCAGAATCAGATAATTGGTAGAAATTCTGTTTTGGACTTTGAATTTGCAATGACATCTCTTTTTTCTCATGTGATATTATGTTTAAATTACTGGCCAAGGAACTTAACGAATAGGATATAGAAGACCAAACTGTGCTCTCTGGCAATACATTAAATTGTGGTACAACAATATTCGGGTGTTCAATGGTAGCATCCAGCTTTTGAAATTCTTTATCTGAAGTGAGAGTGCAGtcaatttttgattgtGTCTTTGTTAAATCATATTCCGACTCATGAATGattgaatttgttaatgGTTTTgtcaaattaataataggAAGTGGATTAGAGTTTGATGGAGATTCTTGACTTTCAATGATTGTATCGTTATCATTATGGAATTGTGTTCCTTTATACATCGACAATAAAGACCAGCCCCTTGATCTATTCTGATTGTCATCATTTGGTTGGCTTCCTATTTCCACCTTAGTAGCACTTTGGCTATCAGTATTATCATTACTCTTGGTTGGAAGTGGAAGATTGTATTGTTTGTTAATATCATCACTTGAATTATTACTCCATAGAGACCAATTTCTCGAATGTGcattttttgaaacacTGAGTAA comes from Tetrapisispora phaffii CBS 4417 chromosome 4, complete genome and encodes:
- the TPHA0D02530 gene encoding uncharacterized protein (similar to Saccharomyces cerevisiae YML020W; ancestral locus Anc_5.554) codes for the protein MIQIDDIPIVKINEQTRFTKNNDKVFNSTILKELSSTSLSKNFISQRGSANDTMPATNIKSLTDAAVNTVETNSNDVSNSTSNSTSTSNLIGNLDNVSNSKSNSIINGNPELLSVSKNAHSRNWSLWSNNSSDDINKQYNLPLPTKSNDNTDSQSATKVEIGSQPNDDNQNRSRGWSLLSMYKGTQFHNDNDTIIESQESPSNSNPLPIINLTKPLTNSIIHESEYDLTKTQSKIDCTLTSDKEFQKLDATIEHPNIVVPQFNVLPESTVWSSISYSLSSLASNLNIISHEKKEMSLQIQSPKQNFYQLSDSASRPINILIVGVHGFFPTKMLRPFIGEPTGTSLKFVNEAEVIVRRYFEKHNTTFEINKIALEKEGKIFERVDYFFEVMKRYQTELNSADFIYFVAHSQGSPVTMILLGKLLEAGILKTTSVSFETNSYTSSTRGKKIISVLAMAGINNGPFFGADRTLFVRAYSTIESDSLRELFEFQNPESTPSKSYIKYFRILIANNVKVTFVGSINDQLVPLYSSICLFARHPNVFRATFIDKGSRTPSFITRVVDMTETLLNLGYDDHGIIKEISEALAGTLTGGGHSTIYNEAQVYELGLKFSLETTDLKKPVPVTYMPYAIAQLKTNPYNLPWCMRGLLSETNKTIHKEDIETLIKEFELWKPVNKNLKEMKYRLNGLISKF